Proteins encoded within one genomic window of Balaenoptera ricei isolate mBalRic1 chromosome 10, mBalRic1.hap2, whole genome shotgun sequence:
- the NCKAP5L gene encoding nck-associated protein 5-like isoform X1, protein MSVPAWVRRQRQPAGASLTCPQGLMSEAMDQPAGSPGNPKPGEGGEGSVEPGTCQELLHRLRELEAENSALAQANENQRETYERCLDEVANHVVQALLNQKDLREECIKLKKRVFDLERQNQMLSALFQQKLQLTAGSLPQIPLAPLQLPSEPPATPSLSSAEGPATSLPLGRCTGQREVCWEQQLRPGGPGPPATPPPALEALSPFLRKKAQILEVLRALEETDPLLLCSPATPWPPPGEGSGSPEPINGELCGPPQPEPSPWAPCLLLGPGSLGGLLHWERLLGGPGEEDSAGRPWGPSRGSPQAQGTGSGPPCAPGSSSSSSSDEAGDPSEAPSPDTLLGALARKQLNLGQLLEDTESYLQAFLAGAACPLGGDQPGPRQPSSPDQGPPQLSKSKGLPKSAWGAGTPEAHRPGFGATSEGQGPLPFLSVFMGAGDAPLGSRSGHPHSSSQVKSKLQIGPPSPGEAQGPLLPSPARGLKFLKLPPASEKVPSPGGPQLSPQLPRNSRIPCRNSGSDGSPSPLPARRGLGGGELSPEGAQGLPTSPSPCPTTPDSAQLRPPQPALSTTLSPGPVVSPCYENILDLSRSTYRGPSPEPPPSPLQVPTYPQLTLEVPRAPEVLRSPGVPSSPCHPESCPYESAQEKSLDKAGSESPHPGRRTPGSSSKKPGQGPARRHGDPGYTPLRDRLAALGKLKTGPEGPQGPEKNGVPARPGTEKARGGGKSGESTGDTAPSASRPPEQPEAKGALRGAVALGTSSLKQQESGLLGDPGSRVYSSHSMGARVDLEPVSPRSCLTKVELAKSRLAGALCPQVPRTPAKVPTSAPSLGKPNKSPHGSPTKLPSKSPTKVVPRPVAPPATKEPPRPDKGKGPPWADCGGTTAQPTPPAPGPADPGPGPEGRAPHSAIEEKVMKGIEENMLRLQGQERAPGTEAKHRNTSSIASWFGLKKSKLPALNRRTEAAKGKEGAGGGSPLRKEVKIEARKLEAESLNISKLMAKAEDLRRALEEEKAYLSSRARPRPGGPAPGPSAGLGQVQGQLAGMYQGADTFMQQLLNRVDGKELPPKSWREPKPEYGDFQPVSSDPKNPWPACGPRNGLVGPLQGCGKPPGKPSSEPGRREEMPSEDSLAEPVPTSHFTACGSLTRTLDSGIGTFPPPDHGSSGTPSKNLPKTKPPRLEPPAGVPPARPPPLTKVPRRAHTLEREVPGIEELLVSGRHPSMPAFPALLTAAPGHRGHQTCPHGECLGRGVGLSGSSTHHPSSPCPRIDPCEDPGPPAPVQLAKNWTFPNARAASGSSDPFLCPPRQLEGLPRTPMALPVDVDGKRSLEPSRPAPAPQGPAFGGSRTPSTSDVGEEGRVASGGPPGLETSESLSDSLYDSLSSCGSQG, encoded by the exons ATGAGTGTGCCAGCCTGGGTGAGAAGGCAGAGACAG CCTGCCGGGGCTTCTCTCACTTGTCCCCAGGGCCTGATGTCGGAGGCCATGGACCAGCCGGCCGGGAGCCCTGGAAACCCGAAGCCAGGAGAGGGTGGTGAGGGCAGCGTGGAGCCGGGCACCTGCCAGGAGCTCCTGCACCGGCTGCGGGAGCTGGAG GCAGAGAACTCGGCACTCGCCCAGGCCAATGAAAACCAGCGGGAGACCTACGAGCGCTGTCTGGACGAG GTTGCCAACCATGTGGTGCAGGCGCTGCTGAACCAAAAG GACCTGAGGGAGGAGTGCATCAAGCTGAAGAAGAGGGTATTTGACCTGGAACGGCAGAACCAGATGCTGAGCGCcctgtttcagcagaaacttcagCTCACAGCAGGCTCCCTCCCTCAG ATCCCACTCGCCCCACTCCAGCTGCCTTCAGAGCCACCAGCCACCCCCTCCCTGAGCTCCGCTGAGGGACCGGCCACCTCGCTGCCTCTGGGGCGCTGTACTGGGCAGAGAGAG GTGTGTTGGGAGCAGCAGCTGCGGCCAGGAGGCCCAGGACCCccggccaccccacccccagcgctGGAGGCCCTATCCCCGTTCCTTCGAAAGAAAGCCCAGATCCTGGAGGTGCTGAGAGCCTTGGAAGAGACTGACCCCTTGCTTCTGTGCTCACCTGCCACCCCCTGGCCGCCTCCAGGCGAGGGTTCCGGCTCCCCAGAGCCCATCAATGGCGAGCTATGTGGCCCACCTCAGCCTGAACCCTctccctgggccccctgcctgcTACTAGGTCCTGGTAGCCTGGGAGGCCTGCTGCACTGGGAGCGCCTCTTAGGGGGCCCAGGGGAGGAAGACAGTGCTGGGCGGCCCTGGGGCCCTAGTAGGGGCTCCCCACAGGCCCAGGGCACCGGTTCCGGGCCACCCTGTGCCCCAGGcagcagctcctcctcctcttctgatgAGGCAGGTGACCCCAGCGAGGCACCCAGCCCTGACACCCTGCTCGGGGCCCTGGCCCGCAAACAGTTGAACCTGGGCCAGCTCCTTGAGGACACAGAGTCTTACCTACAGGCCTTCTTGGCCGGGGCTGCTTGCCCACTCGGCGGGGACCAGCCGGGTCCCAGGCAGCCATCCTCCCCAGACCAGGGGCCCCCACAGctgtccaagtccaaaggcctccCCAAGTCAGCTTGGGGAGCGGGTACCCCGGAGGCCCACAGGCCGGGCTTTGGTGCTACCTCAGAGGGCCAGgggcccctccccttcctcagcGTGTTCATGGGTGCAGGGGATGCCCCCCTGGGCTCACGGTCTGGCCACCCCCACTCCTCATCTCAGGTGAAAAGCAAGCTCCAAATTGGCCCCCCTTCTCCCGGGGAAGCCCAAGGACCCCTTCTGCCCTCTCCAGCCAGAGGTCTCAAGTTTCTAAAGCTGCCTCCAGCCTCAGAGAAGGTACCCAGCCCAGGGGGCCCCCAGCTCAGCCCCCAGCTCCCCCGGAACTCCCGAATCCCCTGTCGGAACAGTGGCTCAGACGGCAGCCCCTCCCCGCTGCCGGCCCGCAGGGGTCTGGGCGGAGGAGAGCTGTCCCCAGAGGGGGCGCAGGGCCTGCCCACCAGCCCGTCACCCTGCCCCACAACCCCAGATTCTGCACAGCTCAGACCTCCCCAGCCAGCCTTGTCCACTACGCTTTCCCCGGGACCAGTGGTGTCTCCTTGCTACGAGAACATTCTGGACCTTTCCCGGAGCACCTATAGGGGGCCTTCCCCAGAGCCACCTCCATCCCCGCTGCAGGTGCCCACCTACCCACAACTAACTCTGGAGGTGCCACGGGCCCCTGAGGTCCTCAGAAGCCCTGGAGTCCCCTCCAGCCCGTGCCACCCAGAATCCTGCCCCTATGAGAGTGCCCAGGAGAAGAGTTTGGACAAGGCAGGCTCGGAGTCTCCCCACCCTGGCCGCAGGACCCCAGGCAGCTCGTCCAAGAAACCTGGCCAAGGGCCGGCCCGGCGACATGGGGATCCTGGCTACACACCTCTGCGCGACAGACTAGCAGCCCTGGGGAAACTGAAGACTGGCCCCGAGGGGCCCCAGGGCCCAGAAAAGAATGGGGTGCCAGCTAGGCCTGGCACCGAGAAGGCCCGGGGAGGAGGGAAGTCAGGGGAGAGCACTGGAGACACAGCGCCTTCTGCCTCCAGGCCCCCTGAGCAGCCAGAAGCCAAGGGGGCCCTGCGGGGGGCCGTGGCCTTAGGCACAAGCAGCCTGAAGCAACAGGAATCTGGGCTCCTGGGGGACCCTGGGTCCCGAGTCTACTCTTCCCACTCCATGGGGGCCCGGGTGGACCTGGAGCCTGTCTCACCAAGGAGCTGCCTCACCAAAGTGGAGCTGGCCAAGAGCCGGCTGGCAGGGGCCCTGTGCCCCCAGGTACCCCGCACCCCTGCCAAAGTGCCAACCTCAGCCCCCAGCCTCGGCAAGCCCAATAAGAGTCCCCACGGCAGCCCGACAAAGCTGCCTTCTAAGTCGCCCACCAAGGTGGTGCCCCGACCTGTGGCCCCACCAGCCACCAAGGAGCCCCCCAGGCCTGACAAGGGGAAGGGCCCACCCTGGGCAGACTGCGGCGGCACTACGGCCCAGCCCACACCCCCAGCGCCTGGCCCTGCCgacccaggcccaggccctgagGGGCGGGCCCCACACTCGGCCATTGAGGAGAAGGTGATGAAGGGCATCGAGGAGAACATGCTGCGGCTCCAGGGCCAGGAGCGGGCCCCCGGCACCGAGGCCAAGCACCGCAACACTAGCAGCATCGCCAGCTGGTTCGGCCTTAAGAAGAGCAAGCTGCCAGCACTGAACCGCCGCACAGAGGCCGCCAAGGGCAAGGAAGGGGCTGGCGGGGGCTCCCCGCTCCGGAAGGAGGTCAAGATTGAAGCCCGGAAGCTGGAGGCTGAGAGCCTCAACATCTCCAAGCTGATGGCTAAGGCAGAAGACCTGCGCCGGGCATTGGAGGAGGAGAAGGCCTACCTGAGCAGCAGGGCCCGGCCACGGCCCGGGGGACCAGCGCCGGGGCCCAGTGCAGGCCTGGGGCAGGTGCAGGGCCAGCTGGCCGGCATGTACCAGGGTGCGGACACCTTCATGCAGCAGCTGCTCAACAG GGTGGATGGCAAGGAACTGCCCCCCAAGAGCTGGCGGGAGCCCAAACCTGAGTATGGTGATTTCCAGCCAGTGTCCTCTGACCCCAAGAACCCCTGGCCGGCCTGTGGGCCCCGAAATGGCCTGGTGGGCCCTCTTCAGGGCTGTGGGAAACCTCCTGGGAAG CCAAGCAGCGAGCCGGGGAGGCGGGAAGAGATGCCCTCAGAGGACAGTCTGGCTGAGCCAGTGCCCACCTCACATTTCACAG cctgtggCTCTTTGACTCGAACTCTGGACAGTGGCATTGGGACCTTCCCGCCCCCAGACCATGGCAGCAGTGGGACCCCCAGTAAGAATCTTCCCAAGACCAAGCCACCACGGCTGGAGCCCCCGGCCGGGGTGCCCCCAGCTCGGCCCCCACCCCTTACCAAAGTCCCCCGCCGTGCCCACACACTGGAGCGTGAGGTGCCTGGCATAGAGGAGCTGCTGGTGAGCGGGCGGCACCCCAGCATGCCGGCCTTCCCCGCCCTGCTCACCGCTGCTCCGGGCCACCGGGGCCATCAGACCTGTCCCCACGGTGAGTGCCTGGGCAGGGGGGTGGGCCTCTCTGGGagctccacccaccacccatCTTCCCCTTGTCCCCGGATAGATCCTTGTGAAGACCCTGGCCCTCCTGCTCCTGTCCAGCTGGCCAAGAACTGGACCTTCCCCAACGCGAGGGCAGCCAGCGGCTCCTCTGACCCTTTCCTATGCCCGCCCCGACAACTGGAGGGGCTGCCCAGGACCCCCATG gccctgcccgtGGACGTGGACGGAAAGCGGAGCCTGGAGCCCAGCCGCCCAGCCCCTGCGCCCCAGGGCCCAGCGTTTGGGGGTAGCCGCACCCCCAGCACATCGGACGTGGGCGAGGAAGGGAGAGTGGCCAGTGGGGGTCCCCCGGGGCTGGAGACCTCAGAGTCTCTCAGTGACTCACTGTATGACTCGCTGTCCTCCTGCGGGAGTCAGGGCTGA
- the NCKAP5L gene encoding nck-associated protein 5-like isoform X6, with product MSVPAWVRRQRQGLMSEAMDQPAGSPGNPKPGEGGEGSVEPGTCQELLHRLRELEAENSALAQANENQRETYERCLDEVANHVVQALLNQKDLREECIKLKKRVFDLERQNQMLSALFQQKLQLTAGSLPQIPLAPLQLPSEPPATPSLSSAEGPATSLPLGRCTGQREVCWEQQLRPGGPGPPATPPPALEALSPFLRKKAQILEVLRALEETDPLLLCSPATPWPPPGEGSGSPEPINGELCGPPQPEPSPWAPCLLLGPGSLGGLLHWERLLGGPGEEDSAGRPWGPSRGSPQAQGTGSGPPCAPGSSSSSSSDEAGDPSEAPSPDTLLGALARKQLNLGQLLEDTESYLQAFLAGAACPLGGDQPGPRQPSSPDQGPPQLSKSKGLPKSAWGAGTPEAHRPGFGATSEGQGPLPFLSVFMGAGDAPLGSRSGHPHSSSQVKSKLQIGPPSPGEAQGPLLPSPARGLKFLKLPPASEKVPSPGGPQLSPQLPRNSRIPCRNSGSDGSPSPLPARRGLGGGELSPEGAQGLPTSPSPCPTTPDSAQLRPPQPALSTTLSPGPVVSPCYENILDLSRSTYRGPSPEPPPSPLQVPTYPQLTLEVPRAPEVLRSPGVPSSPCHPESCPYESAQEKSLDKAGSESPHPGRRTPGSSSKKPGQGPARRHGDPGYTPLRDRLAALGKLKTGPEGPQGPEKNGVPARPGTEKARGGGKSGESTGDTAPSASRPPEQPEAKGALRGAVALGTSSLKQQESGLLGDPGSRVYSSHSMGARVDLEPVSPRSCLTKVELAKSRLAGALCPQVPRTPAKVPTSAPSLGKPNKSPHGSPTKLPSKSPTKVVPRPVAPPATKEPPRPDKGKGPPWADCGGTTAQPTPPAPGPADPGPGPEGRAPHSAIEEKVMKGIEENMLRLQGQERAPGTEAKHRNTSSIASWFGLKKSKLPALNRRTEAAKGKEGAGGGSPLRKEVKIEARKLEAESLNISKLMAKAEDLRRALEEEKAYLSSRARPRPGGPAPGPSAGLGQVQGQLAGMYQGADTFMQQLLNRVDGKELPPKSWREPKPEYGDFQPVSSDPKNPWPACGPRNGLVGPLQGCGKPPGKPSSEPGRREEMPSEDSLAEPVPTSHFTACGSLTRTLDSGIGTFPPPDHGSSGTPSKNLPKTKPPRLEPPAGVPPARPPPLTKVPRRAHTLEREVPGIEELLVSGRHPSMPAFPALLTAAPGHRGHQTCPHDPCEDPGPPAPVQLAKNWTFPNARAASGSSDPFLCPPRQLEGLPRTPMALPVDVDGKRSLEPSRPAPAPQGPAFGGSRTPSTSDVGEEGRVASGGPPGLETSESLSDSLYDSLSSCGSQG from the exons ATGAGTGTGCCAGCCTGGGTGAGAAGGCAGAGACAG GGCCTGATGTCGGAGGCCATGGACCAGCCGGCCGGGAGCCCTGGAAACCCGAAGCCAGGAGAGGGTGGTGAGGGCAGCGTGGAGCCGGGCACCTGCCAGGAGCTCCTGCACCGGCTGCGGGAGCTGGAG GCAGAGAACTCGGCACTCGCCCAGGCCAATGAAAACCAGCGGGAGACCTACGAGCGCTGTCTGGACGAG GTTGCCAACCATGTGGTGCAGGCGCTGCTGAACCAAAAG GACCTGAGGGAGGAGTGCATCAAGCTGAAGAAGAGGGTATTTGACCTGGAACGGCAGAACCAGATGCTGAGCGCcctgtttcagcagaaacttcagCTCACAGCAGGCTCCCTCCCTCAG ATCCCACTCGCCCCACTCCAGCTGCCTTCAGAGCCACCAGCCACCCCCTCCCTGAGCTCCGCTGAGGGACCGGCCACCTCGCTGCCTCTGGGGCGCTGTACTGGGCAGAGAGAG GTGTGTTGGGAGCAGCAGCTGCGGCCAGGAGGCCCAGGACCCccggccaccccacccccagcgctGGAGGCCCTATCCCCGTTCCTTCGAAAGAAAGCCCAGATCCTGGAGGTGCTGAGAGCCTTGGAAGAGACTGACCCCTTGCTTCTGTGCTCACCTGCCACCCCCTGGCCGCCTCCAGGCGAGGGTTCCGGCTCCCCAGAGCCCATCAATGGCGAGCTATGTGGCCCACCTCAGCCTGAACCCTctccctgggccccctgcctgcTACTAGGTCCTGGTAGCCTGGGAGGCCTGCTGCACTGGGAGCGCCTCTTAGGGGGCCCAGGGGAGGAAGACAGTGCTGGGCGGCCCTGGGGCCCTAGTAGGGGCTCCCCACAGGCCCAGGGCACCGGTTCCGGGCCACCCTGTGCCCCAGGcagcagctcctcctcctcttctgatgAGGCAGGTGACCCCAGCGAGGCACCCAGCCCTGACACCCTGCTCGGGGCCCTGGCCCGCAAACAGTTGAACCTGGGCCAGCTCCTTGAGGACACAGAGTCTTACCTACAGGCCTTCTTGGCCGGGGCTGCTTGCCCACTCGGCGGGGACCAGCCGGGTCCCAGGCAGCCATCCTCCCCAGACCAGGGGCCCCCACAGctgtccaagtccaaaggcctccCCAAGTCAGCTTGGGGAGCGGGTACCCCGGAGGCCCACAGGCCGGGCTTTGGTGCTACCTCAGAGGGCCAGgggcccctccccttcctcagcGTGTTCATGGGTGCAGGGGATGCCCCCCTGGGCTCACGGTCTGGCCACCCCCACTCCTCATCTCAGGTGAAAAGCAAGCTCCAAATTGGCCCCCCTTCTCCCGGGGAAGCCCAAGGACCCCTTCTGCCCTCTCCAGCCAGAGGTCTCAAGTTTCTAAAGCTGCCTCCAGCCTCAGAGAAGGTACCCAGCCCAGGGGGCCCCCAGCTCAGCCCCCAGCTCCCCCGGAACTCCCGAATCCCCTGTCGGAACAGTGGCTCAGACGGCAGCCCCTCCCCGCTGCCGGCCCGCAGGGGTCTGGGCGGAGGAGAGCTGTCCCCAGAGGGGGCGCAGGGCCTGCCCACCAGCCCGTCACCCTGCCCCACAACCCCAGATTCTGCACAGCTCAGACCTCCCCAGCCAGCCTTGTCCACTACGCTTTCCCCGGGACCAGTGGTGTCTCCTTGCTACGAGAACATTCTGGACCTTTCCCGGAGCACCTATAGGGGGCCTTCCCCAGAGCCACCTCCATCCCCGCTGCAGGTGCCCACCTACCCACAACTAACTCTGGAGGTGCCACGGGCCCCTGAGGTCCTCAGAAGCCCTGGAGTCCCCTCCAGCCCGTGCCACCCAGAATCCTGCCCCTATGAGAGTGCCCAGGAGAAGAGTTTGGACAAGGCAGGCTCGGAGTCTCCCCACCCTGGCCGCAGGACCCCAGGCAGCTCGTCCAAGAAACCTGGCCAAGGGCCGGCCCGGCGACATGGGGATCCTGGCTACACACCTCTGCGCGACAGACTAGCAGCCCTGGGGAAACTGAAGACTGGCCCCGAGGGGCCCCAGGGCCCAGAAAAGAATGGGGTGCCAGCTAGGCCTGGCACCGAGAAGGCCCGGGGAGGAGGGAAGTCAGGGGAGAGCACTGGAGACACAGCGCCTTCTGCCTCCAGGCCCCCTGAGCAGCCAGAAGCCAAGGGGGCCCTGCGGGGGGCCGTGGCCTTAGGCACAAGCAGCCTGAAGCAACAGGAATCTGGGCTCCTGGGGGACCCTGGGTCCCGAGTCTACTCTTCCCACTCCATGGGGGCCCGGGTGGACCTGGAGCCTGTCTCACCAAGGAGCTGCCTCACCAAAGTGGAGCTGGCCAAGAGCCGGCTGGCAGGGGCCCTGTGCCCCCAGGTACCCCGCACCCCTGCCAAAGTGCCAACCTCAGCCCCCAGCCTCGGCAAGCCCAATAAGAGTCCCCACGGCAGCCCGACAAAGCTGCCTTCTAAGTCGCCCACCAAGGTGGTGCCCCGACCTGTGGCCCCACCAGCCACCAAGGAGCCCCCCAGGCCTGACAAGGGGAAGGGCCCACCCTGGGCAGACTGCGGCGGCACTACGGCCCAGCCCACACCCCCAGCGCCTGGCCCTGCCgacccaggcccaggccctgagGGGCGGGCCCCACACTCGGCCATTGAGGAGAAGGTGATGAAGGGCATCGAGGAGAACATGCTGCGGCTCCAGGGCCAGGAGCGGGCCCCCGGCACCGAGGCCAAGCACCGCAACACTAGCAGCATCGCCAGCTGGTTCGGCCTTAAGAAGAGCAAGCTGCCAGCACTGAACCGCCGCACAGAGGCCGCCAAGGGCAAGGAAGGGGCTGGCGGGGGCTCCCCGCTCCGGAAGGAGGTCAAGATTGAAGCCCGGAAGCTGGAGGCTGAGAGCCTCAACATCTCCAAGCTGATGGCTAAGGCAGAAGACCTGCGCCGGGCATTGGAGGAGGAGAAGGCCTACCTGAGCAGCAGGGCCCGGCCACGGCCCGGGGGACCAGCGCCGGGGCCCAGTGCAGGCCTGGGGCAGGTGCAGGGCCAGCTGGCCGGCATGTACCAGGGTGCGGACACCTTCATGCAGCAGCTGCTCAACAG GGTGGATGGCAAGGAACTGCCCCCCAAGAGCTGGCGGGAGCCCAAACCTGAGTATGGTGATTTCCAGCCAGTGTCCTCTGACCCCAAGAACCCCTGGCCGGCCTGTGGGCCCCGAAATGGCCTGGTGGGCCCTCTTCAGGGCTGTGGGAAACCTCCTGGGAAG CCAAGCAGCGAGCCGGGGAGGCGGGAAGAGATGCCCTCAGAGGACAGTCTGGCTGAGCCAGTGCCCACCTCACATTTCACAG cctgtggCTCTTTGACTCGAACTCTGGACAGTGGCATTGGGACCTTCCCGCCCCCAGACCATGGCAGCAGTGGGACCCCCAGTAAGAATCTTCCCAAGACCAAGCCACCACGGCTGGAGCCCCCGGCCGGGGTGCCCCCAGCTCGGCCCCCACCCCTTACCAAAGTCCCCCGCCGTGCCCACACACTGGAGCGTGAGGTGCCTGGCATAGAGGAGCTGCTGGTGAGCGGGCGGCACCCCAGCATGCCGGCCTTCCCCGCCCTGCTCACCGCTGCTCCGGGCCACCGGGGCCATCAGACCTGTCCCCACG ATCCTTGTGAAGACCCTGGCCCTCCTGCTCCTGTCCAGCTGGCCAAGAACTGGACCTTCCCCAACGCGAGGGCAGCCAGCGGCTCCTCTGACCCTTTCCTATGCCCGCCCCGACAACTGGAGGGGCTGCCCAGGACCCCCATG gccctgcccgtGGACGTGGACGGAAAGCGGAGCCTGGAGCCCAGCCGCCCAGCCCCTGCGCCCCAGGGCCCAGCGTTTGGGGGTAGCCGCACCCCCAGCACATCGGACGTGGGCGAGGAAGGGAGAGTGGCCAGTGGGGGTCCCCCGGGGCTGGAGACCTCAGAGTCTCTCAGTGACTCACTGTATGACTCGCTGTCCTCCTGCGGGAGTCAGGGCTGA